The Oncorhynchus nerka isolate Pitt River linkage group LG3, Oner_Uvic_2.0, whole genome shotgun sequence genome includes the window gtgtccatgaacagggggggggtcaaaatcttgagattgcctgcaatgacaacaagctcagtccgatgatgctgtgacacgccGCCCCcaaaccatgacggaccctccacccccaaatcgatcccgctccagagtacaggcctcggtgtaacgctcattccttcgacgataaacgagaatccgaccatcacccatggtaagacaaaaccgcgactcatcagtaaAGAGCACAtttaccagtcctgtctggtccatcaacagtgggtttgtgcccataggcgacattctTGCAGGTGATGACTGGTGAGGAccagccttacaacaggcctacaagccctcagtccagcctctcagctTATTGCGgaaagtctgagcactgatggagaaattgtgcgttcctggtgtaactctggcagttgttgttgccatcctgtacctgtcccgcaagtgtgatgttcggatgtaccgatcctgtgcaggcgtggtctgccactgcgaggatgatcagctgtccgtcctgtagcgctgtcttaggcgtctcacagtagggatattgcaatgtattgccctggccacatctgcagtcctcatgcctccttgtagCATGCCTAAGGGCACGTTCACGCATATGAGCAGAGACCCTGGGGatttttcttttggtgtttttcagagtcagtggaaggcctctttagtgtcctaagttttcataactgtgatcttaattgcctaccgtctgtaagctgttagtgtcttaacaactgtttcacaggtgcatgttcattaaatgtttatggttcattgaacaagcatgggaaacagtgtttaaatcctttacaatgaagatctgtgaagaagttatttggatttttacgaattatctttgaaagacagggtcctgaaaaagggacgtttctttttttgctgagtttgttgccctaagagttgtgTAAAGTTGTTATAATCTCATTCCAAATTATTAACAGCTGCAAaggttgccaaaggtgcttccaccaagtaCTAACACAGGCGGGAGGAGACTTATCCAACtatgatatttcagttgtgtTTTCTTAATTTAGAACATTTTCTATAACTTTCACTCTGAAAATGTGGACTAGGTTGTGTAGCGCTGTCGGAAAAAAAATTATCTAATTTTAGATTACATTTTATGGCAACAAAATGTGAGAAAAAAAGCTCAAGAGGGTGTAAACTTTCTATAGGCACTGTACTCTGGGCGATGCTACACAAACTCACAGATGGCTGAATGAAGGAGGTGTCCTGAGTGGCTGCCAGTCTGCTGGAGAAGCCCGCACTGCCATCGGGTACCAAGTAGTTGAGTGGCTCCCTCTTCTTCAGCACAATCTAGGGtggggacagagagaaaagagagaagttAAAACTACTAAGACTCAACAATATGATATGGCGCGACAACAAGCAGCAGTGTGGCCAGCGATATTGTCGACAGAGTGTGAGGCAAGAGGCTGCACTCTTCATCACCAAAACAAATACTGTTAAGCATCAGTGCATGTGCACGGGAGTTTGCTTCGCCCTCTCATGCCATGTGATAGCTCGGTGAAAACAAATGTTGTACAGTGCAGCCTCGCCCTTTAGACAATTTATGTTTGTGTTGGGAGTTACCCTGCTCCTCCCTTCTGGTAAAAGTatattgctgagtctacctttaattaGTGTTGAGAAATGCACTTTAAGTTGGAATCCATAATTCGTGAAAATGCCTCATCCATTTGGGATATTTCAACAAAGAAGTTAAGTCAAACAACAAACACCTTTTCCCCTTTGGACATCATTGCATGCACATATAATACTAGAGTAGGTGCAGTACTGCAATTTTTTTTATCATGCTGTCTGACACTCCCCTCCTGAGTTTCATCaactaaacaaaacaaacacaacaacaaaagACACTGGGGCGAACAGTGGCACAGATTTCATCTTTAAATGAAGACCCAGCCTACTTTCTGTGTTTTCCTGATGGTGGGAGCCATGTCTTTGAAGTAGTCTGGTTCCACTTCCTCGCCGGGCTGTGGTGGCACATTGCCATTACCGCCCTCGATCTTGATACTTGTGGGACCATCTTCATCCCACGAGCTCCATTCTTCAATCTCTGCCTGCACAGGGTTTGGTCAAATAATATGACGAAAATAAAGAGAAAGGATTTAAGTGTGCCACAAAGTAAAAATTGACTGTTGGTtgcacaataaatgcttgatgaTGTAATTAATGACAATAGGGGGAAAGCAGGTTTGTTAGGGATGTAAAGCAAATCGACTAAGTACTTACAGCACATTATTGCTAACATGATGCATCTTACAAACTTGTATATCACTGACCGGTTTGGGTACTGATGAAAAATCAACCGTCGTTGGAAGAGATATCTGATCCCCACTTAGCTTACGCAACCTCCCAGATCTATGTCAAAACAGGAAATGTGCTTACCGTCAAAACTGTGGGCCACCACAAAAACAGACATTTTTAGAGCAAAGGCATTCCATGGGAAGCAATTTTCACGTGCAAATAGCATTTGATTTCTATGCTAATGTATTTGGTAGTGCTCAAGGAATGGCATTCTATATCATTAATTTCAACATTAAGTAAAGTGACTGGAAAGCTTACAGACTACGGCTGTCAGATTTGACCGAATCTGACACGGCAAAGGGTTCTAGATCAGTTTTGCTTCTTTTAATTAAACATAATGGTTGTTCCTTACCTGCATATTAACCTTCTGAAGAATGAAAGGAAGGTTGCAAGCCATGTGCAAATCTTGAAAAGGCGAAACTGAGAGATGGCCATGGTGAAGTTGAGCTAAAACGAGGACATACCATTATTAGCAAATTTGATTTATAATCAGAATATTCAAGCAAGACTGTCATCAACATCCATCTAATAAATGAGTAAGTTTTCTAGCTGTAATAGATTTAGTCATTAGCATAGCTAGAAAGTTAGCTAGCTATTTTCTTCCTGGTTACTACTTCCTCCTGGCAATTTAAAAAGTatcacagtatgagtcataatacccataaaacctagcagtcaaacagggaaatggttccaattgttttgaCCATAAGGGATTTTAGATATTTTTGAAAAATAAGGGCTGCGTTTCGTGTAGGCTTATCCtggcgtgacattttgataactgtgtaaatctctctaggacaatgtGACTAACAAAATACCTGCCTGTATTTAACCCcaaaaaatgaaatgctaattagcttcTAATGTGGccatcataaagaactacaaatgccaggatctggacgagactgccgaatcgaggcaaaggtaagcatctctggattaactatgttagctaaatgtagtaatgaataaattggctacatttctttaaatggGCAATTATGTGAAcagtcttgtgcaagttttaaattgacaatgcctgttagcaaaggtgtcagctagagatgatgtgcaggagcttgcagggatttgtagtttagCATGTCGTCTACTTTGATGCTATTTAGCATTTtcaaatctgagagtaaatagttGTGCTGTTATTTTTATTGatttggccaaagcttttgatacggtagaccattctaTTCTTGTGGGCCGGTTAAGAAATATTGGTGTATCTGAggagtctttggcctggtttactAACTACTctcagagtgcagtgtataaagtcagaatatttagtcagccactgcccatcaccaagggagtacccaaAGGCACATCACTgaactctatactcctctgtaaactggtcatctctgtatatctGTCACAAGACACACTGGTTgctgcttatttataaaaccctcttagagctcactcccccctatctgagaaaTCTACTGCagtcctcatcctccacatacaacacccgttctgccagtcacattctgttaaaggcccccaaagcacacacatccttgGGTCGCTTgttttttcagttcgctgcagctggcGACTGGAACGAGTTGCAAaaacacactcaaactggacagttttatctcaatctcttcattcaaagagtcaatcatggacactcttactgacaattgtggctgctttgcgtgatgtattgttgtctcaaccttcttgccctttgtgctgttgtctgtgcccaataatgtttgtgccatgttgtgctgctgccatgttgctaccatgctgttgtcagcaaggtctctctttatgtagttttgtctcttgtcgtgatgtgttttgtcTTAATtatatcccagcccccgtccacacaggccttttggtaggccgttattgtaaataaatgtgtttttaactgacttgcctagttacataatggttaaaaaataaatgtattgatAAGTCAACTTGTCCGAGAGATTtccatggttatcaaaacgtcacgccagggtaagcctacacgaaacaacCCTTAATGAACTGTTTCGAAAATCTCTGGGTAAAATTTCAGTTTGAagaactattggaaccatttccctgtttgaacGCTAGGTTTTATGGATATTATGAGACCACCGTGGGGCTCAATTTCTGAATCATCTAATGCACCCATTCAAAACAACTGCAACAACAAATACGAGCTCAAATCATGCAGGTCGGAAAGTCGGAACTCAAGAGGTCCGAGTTCCCGAGTTGGAAATCCGAGTTGGATTACCGTTCATATCGATTTTCCATTGAAGATCGTTTATTTCTGGATTCCGAGTTGTTTTGGACGCAATTAAGTCGGagatttcagagttcccagttgttctgAACGCGGCATTCTAATCAAGTCTAGGTAACGTTAGATATATTTTGGGGGGGTCTGAAACGGatatagacagttcattgtcTTCATTGCTAAAATACAGACACTCACCGTACAGCTCAATATACTTGCTTAGCTGACAGCTGGCGAATCAGATGTGGTCGTCCCCAGAATTCatgtgtttagctagctagcgctAACTTAGCAAAACTGCATACCGATATGCAACGTATTTTTCCTTGTAAATTTCACTCTCGAAACAACACACTTGTAATAATGACACCAGTCATATCACAAGCGTATGTGTCTAACAGCTGCTACCTAGCATCCGTTCTCATTATTTATCCCATAAATATTTGTCGCTTCTTCATAGCCTCATGGCTGCCATCTTGAAACTGGGGAGAGGATGTGGAACTAAAGCCGGGGCAAGAGGCACACTAAGTATCTCTGGGCTATGGTAGGCGTTGGCCTTCTGCCCCCCAGTGGTAGAACATATCATAGGACTTTGgctttatttgagctgttctgtgaaaTGTTATAGGCATAAAAAAAAAACGCATTTGGTTAATAAAAGTATAAATGTCATCCAGGCAAACTATGGATTTATTATGAGTAAATAATTAGGACCAttaaccagtggtgtaaagtacttaagtaaaaatacttgaaattactacttaagtagttttttgggctatctgtactttactatttagatttttgccaacttttacttcacgactttcctaaagaaaatcatgtactttttactccaacaCATATtactgagtgttggagtgtgcccctggctatccgtcaatagAACAtgtaaggaatgtgaaattgtttaaatttttacttttgatacttaagtacatttgagcAATTCCATAATTACAAAATGACAAATAATTTTGATCGAAGTGGGCGAAGTATTTTGAATATTTGGGGCGTAGTCATCCATACAAACTGGCCAATGAGCTGACGAAGTACTTGGACGTGGTAGATTTGAAAGTGTGTTATAAACAGACAGACTgacgttgttgtttttttttttttagctgggAAGTGTAATTATTTCATGTGAAACTACATTTGATAAAAAGGTGAGATGCGTTTTAATCTAATGTACGACTtttaaaaaaaagtgattttgatTGCTTTATAGCTTTGTTTCCTTGCAAATCTTTGTGCTACGGCATACGCCATAATccggtagctaactagctagaacTAGTAGCAAACGCGTTATTAGCTAAACTAGCTTTACATTGGCTAGACGAGATGCAAATGGTTAGCTAGCTAAGGACGTTAATTTAGCAACACATATCCCAGCGAGCTGGTTATTTACATCAGGGTCCGTTGTATGCTTGTTGATTCACACATCAGGAGTATATATCGCACTATAGCGTAGATGTCATATATGTGAATAGCTAGCTAGGCTTACAGTCAGTAACTGCCTCAATATCCATTAGCTAACGTATCGACGGTGACGTTAGCTACATTCTTTGCAGCGATGTTGGAGGAggaacatacagacagacagcaccaactTGCCATGTTGTGTCAGAAGCTCGACCGAATTAAAACAAGATGTCTAATCGAAGGTAATAAAACAATTTAATTCGTTCCATGGCGAAGACAACATGCCTCATATATTGTACATAATGATATGCCCATATAAGACCACTGAGTTTGCAAACGATCACTCACTGTCTTTTTTTTCTCCCATTTTCATGCAGATGACACTGATAATATCAACCAGGCCATTGGCTCCAATTCGCCTGAAACGTGTCTCGCATATCTGATGGTCTTGGAGAAGAAAGGAGACCCTCACTTGGATGCTAGTCATCTCACAAAGCTTACAGACTTCTATACCCGTGTATTCTCAACTATGCCACTGGGAAAACACTGCCAAAATGAGAGCTATGCCAAAATGCTGGTCAGATTTGCAGAGCTGAATGTGTGAGTGAACCATGATCATGCTGTACCATGAGAGGCTTGAGCTTTGTTTTGCAACATGTTCCTCTGTTGACTGTACTTAGCTACATCAGTTAAATACAAAGTGCGGTGTGTATTAATAATATTAACGTGGCAATCTAGGATTTGGGAAAACTACAAAATGGCCACATTGCCACTTTTTGGTTAACAGCTCAGGGATAAGGCTAGCAAAAAGCTAACCATTCTCAAATTcacggatgcaaggactgaccatccatgagctCAAAATAATAGTTATATCCATATGTTGAAGCTattcagtgtttgtttacaattacatgGTTTACAAATAATGGAAGTGAAATAAGTTTAGATGTTGGGGGGTCTCTGACGGATtccgacagttgaactaagctctgGAGGCATTTATACCggtaaattattttattcaaAAAATCAATGGCTTATTTCAGAATTTAAGTCTAAAATGTATGTaccaatcccagattgcccctttaacagACAACCttttggtatttatttatttccttcACATTGTCGAATGAGTCCTTTAATTTCTTTCAGAATTCAAGACCCCAGTGGGGCGGAGGGCAACTTCAATGTTGCGACTACACACTGCCAGGATTTCGCTTTTGTCCACATTGCACACGCTCAGTTTGAACTGTCTCAGGGTAAAGAGATGTACAACTATCTTTGGTTCAACTGGCATAGATGATTTATACACACAGGCAACACAATTTGGGTTATTTACTCAACTTTGGCTCCATGGTTTTACCAGCTTTTTCATATTCACCCAATACAGAGCAACTATTGAATCTCTAACATGTTACTCATATCATGCCAATGATGAATGCATCAGTCCAATCTGTGAAACTCCCATTCAGGAACTCCATACTGCTGCAGGAAAGTATTATTGGTATCTAGTCAGTAAGATTATTATTTCTTTACTATCCCATCTCAAAAGGCAACACGAAAAAAAGTACTTGGATACTTCAGAGGGCAATTGAACTGAATGCCAAACCCAATGACCTGCTGGAGGCTGCTGTGCAGAACTTGACACTGGGCAAAGCAGAACTTCTTTCCTCTGAGGATAAGGAAAATGTACCAGGTTAGTTATGTCCAATTTCCAATCCCATTTGAGATCAGTATTAACCGGAAGCCCATGTTCTctctttttttaaactttttttttttttacgtcaaAAACAAAAAATTGTATATAATACATGAACATGTTTCTTCACCCTAGATTTGAGTGAAATCACTATGCTACTGTAGGGTTTTAGTACTGTATATTGATTGTCTTAATGTGTTGTTAAAACAATTTTTCTTTCAGTCTCAACTTATAAAAATAGCAAAGAATTTCTCAAAGTCTCCAGAAACTCCGACGGTACAGGCGACTTGCAGCTCTCCAGTATATTTTCTTCAGGGTAAAAAAACaagtgtgtttttttgtgtgttttttacaGTGCCATGTTCTCACACCAAGTTTCTCTCTGTTTGGATTTACATTCTTCTATTCTGTCTCGTGAAATGTTTGTTGTTGACACTGTTCTTCTCATTCCCTTAGAACAATGGAACCACGGAATGGACCCCTAGAGGACCAGGCTCCAGCTTGGAGTTCTGGGTCTCAACGAAAGAGAGCCGTTGGCATGGTAAAGTTTGATTTTAGTCTTTTAAAGATTCTACATTTAGATTTTATTAGTAGTAGTTTTaaatagtgatgggggggggtCGATACAGTTGCATATCGCAATATTACTATGGACGATATTGTATTGATACTTTGACTCCAAGTATCGATTGTGTTTTTTGCTAGGTAGCGTTAGCTAGCGCGAGTTGGTTGTATCTGCGCCAAACCCGGGTATTTTTCATCctgtagcttgttctccatctttttaAATTGTTAGCCAACATGTTCGCACTTTTATTTTCATGCCTGATCAAACCTTGTTTTCATTATGGCTCTCTTGTCTCTGTAGCAGACATATATAGTGAGCAATACGTTAGGAACATCAAATCGCAGTATTGAATCgcgatacatatagaatcgtgagattCGCAATACATGTCGTATCGGTACCTAAGTATCGTGGGAATATAATATCGTGAGCCCTAGTTTTAAAGTAGTTTTCCCCCCATCACTTCTCTGGCTTTAAATCATCTCTTGTTCGTTATTATCCTGCCCTTCTAGCCAGGGAGAGTGCCTGTAGTCCATCGCTCTATCTATGAAATGGATGATGATGACAGTGATGGAAGacaggtgaagaggagggaggctcTCATCCCAAGTAGCTTGTCCAGGTAAgcatctttattttttttacctattTCAAGGAAACACGTTCAGAACACAGGATTACAAAGCCTAAACTGATGAATGGAACTTTCTTTTAGGCAAACATCTGGTTCAAGTGCCATGTTTACCTTGTCCTCAGCCCAAAAGCGTGTTGAAGATGGGGACTTCCTCAATCTAAAGGTCTGTGAATGAAAATCCCCACTGTTTCAGTTGTAATTATAGATTGCGGGGGTGAATTGTTGAAATAACATGGAGAGCAGAGCATATGATATCTCACATAATCCTATTTTAAAGACTAGTTGATTGGACAATCATATCGTTGTTGATGTGCTCTCTCAGACACCGATCATTAGCCCTGAGCCACGCCCATGGGAGGACATGGGAATGGTAGACTCCACCACGACACTGCTGCACAGGCAAGACGGGAGAGATGCCACTAGGGTGGAAGGTGAAAACTTTTTACATTGAAGTGAAGCCATTTTGACATAGTAGTTGACGGTACAAAAAGCTTGTTTAGTGAAAAGCATTAGTTGGTGCACACATATTCAAAGAGGTGCTCACTAACCGAATGGTAAACTTGTGAGAGAAAAAAGTTCTTCACTCATATGTTCTCTGCTGTTTCAATGGTAGATACCACTGACAATATAAACCAGATAATCGGTTCCAACTCCCCTGAGGCTTGCCGGCTCTATCTGACTAAGCTGGAGAAGAGGGGCAATCCTCAGACGGACACCAACCTTCT containing:
- the LOC115106376 gene encoding receptor-binding cancer antigen expressed on SiSo cells-like isoform X1, coding for MAISQFRLFKICTWLATFLSFFRRLICRSGRLRKLSGDQISLPTTVDFSSVPKPAEIEEWSSWDEDGPTSIKIEGGNGNVPPQPGEEVEPDYFKDMAPTIRKTQKIVLKKREPLNYLVPDGSAGFSSRLAATQDTSFIQPSSELGDMDTWHEDANAWEDESSDAAWEADLVLRQQKMAEREKRSMEQQRKKMEKEVQRMMKKDQKIAVKLS
- the LOC115106376 gene encoding receptor-binding cancer antigen expressed on SiSo cells-like isoform X2 → MAISQFRLFKICTWLATFLSFFRRLICRSGRLRKLSGDQISLPTTVDFSSVPKPAEIEEWSSWDEDGPTSIKIEGGNGNVPPQPGEEVEPDYFKDMAPTIRKTQKIVLKKREPLNYLVPDGSAGFSSRLAATQDTSFIQPSSELGDMDTWHEDANAWEDESSDAAWEADLVLRERQLLTNISNLVSLIGLQVS